The following are from one region of the Edwardsiella tarda ATCC 15947 = NBRC 105688 genome:
- the dnaG gene encoding DNA primase, with protein sequence MAGRIPRVFINDLLARTDIVELIDARVKLKKQGKNYHACCPFHNEKTPSFTVNADKQFYHCFGCGAHGNAIDFLMNYDRLEFVESIEELATMAGLEVPYESGNGPSQMERHQRQNLYQLMEGLCSYYQQALRQPGATQAQSYLAGRGMSQAIMDRFAIGYAPPGWDNALKRFGREAAGRLALNDAGMLVNNDNGRSYDRFRDRIMIPIRDKRGRVIAFGGRVLGNGTPKYLNSPETEIFHKGRQLFGLYEALQHAPQPARLLVVEGYMDVIALAQYGINYAVASLGTSTTAEHIQLLFRHTDSVVCCYDGDNAGREAAWRALETALPYLSDGRQLKFMFLPDGEDPDTLVRKEGTDAFEQRMNAAHPLSTFLFDTLLPQVDLSTPDGRAKLSALALPLIGQVPGETLRLYLRQALGQKLGILDDSQLEKLLPQRNPAVKNYQPPRLKPTTMRILIALLVQNPALASEVPTLEGLRQHALPGLPLFIELVETCLAQPGLSTGQLLELYRDNKYAPQLETLATWNHMIIEPMVLETFVDTLGSLYDAVLEQRLEHLIARARTEGLTPAEREEVRSLNEALAKKH encoded by the coding sequence ATGGCTGGACGAATCCCACGCGTATTTATCAACGATCTCTTGGCTCGAACCGATATTGTCGAGCTGATCGATGCGCGGGTGAAACTCAAGAAGCAGGGGAAGAACTACCATGCCTGCTGTCCATTCCATAACGAGAAGACGCCCTCGTTTACCGTCAACGCGGACAAACAGTTTTACCATTGCTTCGGCTGCGGTGCCCACGGCAACGCCATCGACTTTTTGATGAACTATGATCGGCTCGAGTTTGTCGAAAGCATTGAAGAGTTAGCCACCATGGCGGGGCTGGAAGTGCCCTATGAGTCCGGTAATGGGCCGAGTCAGATGGAGCGCCATCAGCGCCAGAATCTCTACCAGTTGATGGAGGGGCTGTGCAGCTACTATCAGCAGGCGTTGCGTCAACCAGGTGCGACACAGGCGCAGAGCTACCTCGCCGGGCGCGGGATGAGCCAGGCCATCATGGATCGCTTTGCTATCGGCTATGCGCCGCCGGGCTGGGATAATGCCCTGAAGCGTTTTGGCCGCGAAGCCGCCGGGCGTCTCGCGCTCAACGATGCCGGGATGCTGGTCAATAACGATAACGGCCGCAGTTACGACCGTTTCCGCGACCGCATCATGATCCCTATCCGCGACAAACGCGGGCGGGTGATCGCCTTCGGTGGTCGCGTGTTGGGTAACGGTACGCCCAAGTACCTCAACTCGCCCGAGACAGAGATTTTCCATAAAGGCCGCCAGCTATTCGGCCTGTATGAGGCACTACAGCACGCGCCACAACCAGCGCGTTTGCTGGTGGTCGAAGGGTATATGGATGTCATCGCCCTAGCACAGTATGGCATCAACTATGCTGTTGCTTCGCTAGGAACCTCCACCACCGCCGAACACATCCAGTTGCTGTTCCGCCATACCGACAGCGTCGTGTGCTGCTACGATGGCGACAACGCTGGGCGCGAGGCAGCCTGGCGTGCACTGGAGACCGCGCTGCCCTACCTGAGCGATGGTCGCCAGCTGAAGTTTATGTTTCTACCCGATGGCGAAGACCCCGATACGTTGGTGCGTAAAGAGGGAACCGATGCTTTCGAGCAACGCATGAATGCGGCGCATCCTTTGTCGACCTTTTTGTTCGATACGCTGCTGCCGCAGGTCGACTTGAGCACCCCGGATGGCCGGGCCAAGCTCAGCGCCCTCGCGCTGCCCCTCATCGGCCAGGTGCCCGGAGAAACACTGCGCCTCTATCTGCGCCAGGCGCTCGGCCAGAAGTTGGGAATACTCGACGATAGTCAGTTGGAAAAGCTGCTACCACAGCGCAACCCGGCGGTAAAGAATTATCAGCCGCCCAGGTTAAAACCGACGACTATGCGTATACTAATAGCATTGCTGGTGCAAAATCCGGCGTTAGCCAGCGAAGTGCCGACGCTAGAGGGATTGCGCCAACACGCGCTGCCGGGCCTACCCCTGTTTATCGAACTGGTGGAAACCTGTCTGGCACAACCGGGGCTGAGCACCGGACAGTTGCTTGAGTTGTATCGCGATAATAAATATGCGCCACAACTTGAAACATTAGCAACATGGAACCACATGATCATAGAGCCAATGGTGCTCGAGACTTTCGTCGACACGCTTGGCAGCCTATATGATGCCGTGCTGGAACAACGGCTGGAACATCTGATCGCCCGCGCCAGAACCGAGGGTCTGACGCCCGCAGAGCGCGAAGAGGTGCGTTCACTGAACGAGGCGTTAGCCAAAAAGCATTAA
- the rpoD gene encoding RNA polymerase sigma factor RpoD codes for MEQNPQSQLKLLVTKGKEQGYLTYAEVNDHLPEDIVDSDQIEDIIQMINDMGIQVMEEAPDADDLMLAENIADEDAAEAAVQVLSSVESEIGRTTDPVRMYMREMGTVELLTREGEIDIAKRIEDGINQVQCSVAEYPEAITYLLEQYDRVEASEARLSDLITGFVDPNAEEDMAPTATHVGSELPEEELNDDDDEDEDDEDGDDSDDDNSIDPELARQKFIELREQYEKTRLAIKAEGRSSAKAQEEILNLSEIFKQFRLVPKQFDYLVNNMRAMMDRVRGQERLIMKLCVEQSKMPKKNFITLFTGNETSITWFEAALAMGKPWGEKLKDMREEVERSLQKLHQIEEETGLTIEQVKDINRRMSIGEAKARRAKKEMVEANLRLVISIAKKYTNRGLQFLDLIQEGNIGLMKAVDKFEYRRGYKFSTYATWWIRQAITRSIADQARTIRIPVHMIETINKLNRISRQMLQEMGREPTPEELAERMMMPEDKIRKVLKIAKEPISMETPIGDDEDSHLGDFIEDTTLELPLDSATSESLRSATRDVLAGLTAREAKVLRMRFGIDMNTDHTLEEVGKQFDVTRERIRQIEAKALRKLRHPSRSEVLRSFLDD; via the coding sequence ATGGAGCAAAACCCGCAGTCACAGCTCAAACTTCTTGTTACCAAGGGCAAGGAGCAAGGCTACCTGACCTATGCTGAGGTCAATGACCATCTGCCGGAAGATATCGTCGACTCCGATCAGATCGAAGACATCATCCAAATGATTAATGACATGGGCATCCAAGTGATGGAAGAAGCACCGGATGCCGATGACCTGATGCTGGCGGAAAACATTGCCGACGAAGACGCCGCCGAGGCGGCGGTACAGGTTCTGTCTAGCGTCGAATCCGAAATTGGCCGTACCACCGACCCGGTACGCATGTACATGCGTGAAATGGGTACCGTCGAACTGCTGACCCGTGAAGGTGAGATCGATATCGCCAAGCGAATCGAAGACGGTATCAACCAGGTGCAGTGCTCTGTCGCCGAGTATCCGGAGGCCATCACCTACCTGCTGGAGCAGTACGATCGCGTCGAGGCGAGCGAAGCGCGTCTCTCTGATCTGATCACCGGTTTCGTCGATCCTAACGCCGAAGAAGATATGGCGCCGACCGCGACCCACGTGGGTTCCGAGCTGCCGGAAGAAGAGCTGAACGACGACGATGATGAAGACGAGGATGATGAAGACGGCGACGACAGCGACGACGATAACAGCATCGACCCAGAGCTCGCTCGGCAGAAATTCATCGAACTGCGTGAGCAGTATGAGAAGACGCGTCTGGCCATCAAGGCCGAGGGCCGCAGCAGCGCCAAGGCACAGGAAGAGATCCTAAACCTGTCCGAAATCTTCAAGCAATTCCGCCTGGTACCGAAGCAATTCGATTACCTAGTGAATAACATGCGTGCAATGATGGATCGCGTGCGTGGCCAAGAGCGTCTGATCATGAAGCTGTGCGTCGAGCAGAGCAAGATGCCGAAGAAAAACTTCATCACCCTGTTCACCGGTAACGAAACCAGCATTACCTGGTTCGAAGCCGCGTTGGCGATGGGCAAGCCTTGGGGCGAGAAGCTCAAGGATATGCGTGAAGAGGTCGAGCGCAGCCTGCAAAAACTGCATCAGATCGAAGAAGAGACCGGTCTGACCATCGAGCAGGTCAAAGATATCAACCGCCGCATGTCCATCGGTGAGGCGAAGGCGCGCCGCGCCAAGAAAGAGATGGTCGAGGCCAACCTGCGTCTGGTTATCTCCATCGCCAAGAAGTACACCAACCGTGGCTTGCAGTTCCTGGATCTGATTCAGGAAGGTAACATCGGCCTGATGAAGGCGGTCGACAAGTTCGAATACCGTCGCGGTTATAAGTTCTCGACCTACGCCACCTGGTGGATTCGTCAGGCGATCACCCGCTCCATCGCCGATCAGGCGCGTACCATCCGTATTCCGGTGCATATGATTGAGACCATCAACAAACTCAACCGTATCTCGCGCCAGATGCTGCAAGAGATGGGCCGCGAACCGACGCCGGAAGAGCTCGCCGAACGCATGATGATGCCGGAAGATAAGATCCGTAAGGTGCTGAAGATCGCCAAAGAGCCGATCTCGATGGAAACCCCGATCGGTGACGATGAAGATTCGCATCTGGGCGATTTTATCGAAGACACCACGCTGGAACTGCCACTGGATTCCGCCACCTCGGAGAGCCTGCGTTCCGCCACTCGCGACGTGCTGGCTGGACTGACGGCCCGTGAGGCCAAGGTGTTGCGTATGCGCTTCGGTATCGACATGAACACCGACCACACCCTGGAAGAGGTTGGCAAACAGTTCGACGTCACCCGTGAGCGTATCCGCCAGATCGAGGCGAAGGCGCTACGTAAATTGCGTCATCCAAGCCGCTCCGAAGTCCTGCGCAGCTTCCTGGACGATTAA
- the mug gene encoding G/U mismatch-specific DNA glycosylase has translation MSRDILAPGLRVVFCGINPGLSSAHTGYHFANPHNRFWQVIHLAGFTERQLTPPEEAHLLDTGCGITALVQRPTVTAAELTAAELHTGGEALRAKIQHYQPQALAVLGKQAFTQAFGVRRPAWGRQAQPIGESEVWVLPNPSGLNRATLPELVASYQALYQTLR, from the coding sequence ATGAGTAGAGATATTCTGGCTCCAGGGTTGCGAGTCGTGTTTTGTGGCATCAATCCGGGTTTAAGTTCGGCCCATACGGGATACCATTTCGCGAATCCGCATAATCGCTTCTGGCAGGTAATCCATCTGGCGGGCTTTACCGAGCGCCAACTGACGCCGCCTGAGGAGGCGCATCTCTTGGATACCGGCTGTGGTATCACGGCGCTGGTGCAACGCCCGACGGTGACGGCGGCAGAGTTGACGGCGGCCGAGTTGCATACCGGCGGGGAGGCGTTACGGGCGAAGATACAACATTACCAGCCGCAGGCGTTAGCGGTGTTGGGCAAGCAAGCGTTCACCCAGGCGTTTGGTGTCCGTCGACCTGCCTGGGGGCGGCAAGCGCAACCTATCGGCGAGAGTGAGGTCTGGGTATTACCGAATCCGAGCGGTCTGAACCGGGCGACGCTGCCGGAGTTGGTCGCCAGTTATCAGGCGTTATACCAGACGTTGCGTTAG